From the genome of Halobellus litoreus, one region includes:
- a CDS encoding NUDIX hydrolase, with protein MADHRLRPDPQRTSVIDRETDSAVSSRVIDTVRTGAKALFASRSRVLLVEERRADGSTFWTLPGGGVKPTESLWDGLHRELREELRCAARLSAEVDSCLYRHRTKSDTVTHYTIIAGTLLTPPDPNPSEDVVDYEWVDPTHPPEKTLRPIRHVIRDSEFP; from the coding sequence ATGGCGGATCATCGGCTTCGACCAGACCCGCAACGAACGTCTGTGATCGATCGGGAAACCGATAGCGCGGTCTCGTCCCGCGTGATAGACACGGTCAGAACCGGGGCGAAGGCGCTGTTTGCCTCTCGGTCGAGGGTCCTGCTGGTCGAAGAACGACGGGCTGATGGGTCGACCTTCTGGACGTTACCCGGCGGCGGCGTCAAACCGACAGAATCGTTGTGGGACGGACTTCACCGCGAACTCAGAGAAGAACTCCGCTGCGCTGCGCGCCTCTCTGCGGAAGTGGACAGCTGTCTGTATCGCCACCGTACGAAATCCGATACCGTGACCCACTACACGATCATCGCGGGAACACTACTGACTCCTCCGGACCCCAACCCATCGGAGGACGTCGTCGATTACGAGTGGGTGGACCCGACGCATCCACCGGAAAAAACACTCCGCCCGATCCGGCACGTCATTCGGGATTCGGAGTTCCCGTAG
- a CDS encoding NADH-quinone oxidoreductase subunit N encodes MFDPIALQTEPVAAWTALAPALLLALTGLVLLGIDTLSPKETSNTLLAGVSAAGSLSAFAVAAWFLVAGTGQERTGGAISLYGDTLVVDGMSLFFTLIFTIVTAMVSVAAYDYLREQAHRAEFYSLVLFAATGMTMMSMANSLATVFISLELASLPSYALVAFLKKNRGSVEAGLKYFLIGSVSSGVLVFGISLVYAVTGSLVLGDVAAALGNTEMAGVLGMGVLMIVGGVAYKTASVPFHFWAPEAYEGAPAPISAFLSSASKAAGFAVGFRVFVEAFPLGAIPAGVDWVLAFQILAVVTMTLGNFAAATQENVKRMLAYSSIGHAGYALIGLAALTAGGPNGDVLGASMAHLLVYGFMNTGAFLFIALVEHWGVGRTFEDYNGLASTAPIAAVAMTVFMFSLAGLPPFGGFLSKYALFYSAIEAGFWWLAAVGAINSALSLFYYSRVVKAMWIESPAQDFEITSRPVGLYTAVLFAGLGTLLLLPAFGPVIETAQAVAAALF; translated from the coding sequence ATGTTCGACCCGATCGCACTCCAGACCGAACCCGTCGCCGCCTGGACCGCACTCGCCCCGGCGCTCCTCCTCGCACTGACCGGACTGGTGCTGCTCGGCATCGACACGCTGTCGCCGAAGGAGACGAGCAATACGCTCCTGGCAGGCGTTTCGGCCGCCGGGTCGCTCTCGGCCTTCGCCGTCGCGGCGTGGTTCCTCGTCGCCGGCACCGGCCAGGAGCGGACGGGCGGCGCGATATCGCTGTACGGCGACACGCTCGTCGTCGACGGGATGAGCCTCTTCTTCACGCTCATCTTCACCATCGTCACCGCGATGGTGAGCGTCGCCGCCTACGACTACCTGCGCGAGCAGGCCCACCGCGCGGAGTTCTACTCGCTGGTGCTTTTCGCCGCGACCGGGATGACGATGATGTCGATGGCGAACTCGCTGGCGACGGTCTTCATCAGCCTCGAACTCGCGTCGCTACCGTCGTACGCGCTCGTCGCGTTCCTCAAGAAGAATCGCGGCAGCGTCGAAGCCGGACTGAAGTACTTCCTCATCGGCTCGGTCTCCTCGGGCGTGCTCGTCTTCGGGATCAGCCTCGTCTACGCCGTCACGGGATCGCTCGTGCTCGGCGACGTTGCCGCCGCGCTCGGGAACACCGAGATGGCCGGCGTCCTCGGGATGGGCGTGCTGATGATCGTCGGCGGCGTCGCCTACAAGACCGCCTCCGTGCCGTTCCACTTCTGGGCGCCGGAGGCCTACGAGGGCGCGCCCGCGCCGATCTCGGCGTTCCTCTCCTCGGCTTCGAAGGCGGCCGGCTTCGCGGTCGGCTTCCGCGTCTTCGTCGAAGCGTTCCCGCTCGGGGCCATCCCGGCGGGCGTCGACTGGGTGCTGGCGTTCCAGATCCTCGCCGTCGTCACGATGACGCTCGGGAACTTCGCCGCCGCGACCCAGGAGAACGTCAAACGGATGCTCGCGTACTCCTCGATCGGACACGCGGGCTACGCGCTGATCGGCCTCGCGGCCCTGACCGCCGGCGGACCGAACGGCGACGTCCTCGGCGCGTCGATGGCGCACCTGCTCGTCTACGGCTTCATGAACACCGGCGCGTTCCTGTTCATCGCCCTGGTCGAACACTGGGGCGTCGGCCGGACGTTCGAGGACTACAACGGCCTCGCGTCCACGGCACCGATCGCCGCGGTGGCGATGACGGTGTTCATGTTCAGCCTCGCGGGCCTGCCGCCGTTCGGCGGCTTCCTCTCGAAGTACGCCTTGTTCTACTCGGCCATCGAGGCCGGGTTCTGGTGGCTCGCCGCGGTCGGCGCGATCAACAGCGCGCTGTCGCTGTTCTACTACAGTCGCGTCGTCAAGGCGATGTGGATCGAGTCGCCGGCGCAGGACTTCGAGATCACGAGTCGCCCGGTCGGACTGTACACCGCAGTCCTGTTCGCGGGCCTCGGGACGCTGCTGCTGCTGCCGGCCTTCGGCCCGGTCATCGAGACCGCCCAGGCCGTCGCCGCGGCGCTGTTCTAA
- a CDS encoding complex I subunit 4 family protein, which yields MIIEALIAVTFLAALVVFVAPDEYAGRLAAALSALPILGSLWMWAQYDASGNALLGGSIAFETDVVWLTLGGLDLHWFVGVDGISLPLVVLTTILSTLAIVSAWTPITERESQFYGLMLFMEANLLGVFTALDFFAWFVFWEAVLVPMYFLIGVWGGPNRRYAAIKFFVYTNVASLVMFIGFIALVFGLGDSVSSMRLPEIAQALRAGELGAFAGLDAATLKTVAFVATFLGFAVKVPVAPLHTWLPDAHVEAPTPVSVMLAGVLLKMGTYALLRFNFTMMPDVATALVVPIAGIAVISVIYGAMLALAQQDLKRIVAYSSVSSMGYVILGLVAYTTYGVGGATFQMIAHGLISGLMFMAVGVIYNTTHTRMVGDMSGIADRMPLTAGIFVAGAFGYMGLPLMAGFAGEFFIFKGSFESTVHAGMPLFTAAAMFGIVIVAGYLLFAMQRTLFGPFSFDGEYEITNAPTQDVAPLAVLLLLTIVLGVAPDLFFGMIQDAVNPILTGGGL from the coding sequence ATGATAATCGAAGCGCTCATCGCAGTCACGTTCCTCGCCGCGCTGGTCGTGTTCGTCGCCCCCGACGAGTACGCCGGCCGACTCGCGGCGGCACTCAGCGCGCTCCCGATCCTCGGGAGCCTCTGGATGTGGGCACAGTACGACGCGAGCGGGAACGCCCTGCTGGGCGGCTCGATCGCGTTCGAGACGGACGTCGTCTGGCTGACGCTCGGCGGCCTCGACCTCCACTGGTTCGTCGGCGTCGACGGGATCAGTCTCCCGCTCGTCGTCCTCACGACGATCCTCTCCACGCTAGCGATCGTCAGCGCGTGGACGCCGATCACGGAGCGAGAGTCGCAGTTCTACGGATTGATGCTCTTCATGGAGGCGAACCTCCTGGGCGTGTTCACCGCGCTCGACTTCTTCGCGTGGTTCGTCTTCTGGGAGGCCGTCCTCGTCCCGATGTACTTCCTCATCGGCGTCTGGGGCGGCCCGAACCGTCGCTACGCCGCGATCAAGTTCTTCGTCTACACGAACGTCGCGTCGCTCGTGATGTTCATCGGCTTCATCGCCCTGGTGTTCGGCCTCGGCGACTCGGTGTCGTCGATGCGATTGCCGGAGATCGCACAGGCGCTCCGAGCGGGTGAACTCGGCGCGTTCGCCGGCCTCGACGCCGCGACGCTGAAGACGGTCGCCTTCGTGGCGACGTTCCTCGGCTTCGCGGTGAAGGTGCCGGTCGCGCCGCTGCACACGTGGCTGCCGGACGCTCACGTCGAAGCGCCGACGCCGGTGTCGGTGATGCTGGCTGGCGTCCTCCTGAAGATGGGGACGTACGCGCTGCTCCGGTTCAACTTCACGATGATGCCCGACGTGGCGACCGCGCTCGTCGTCCCGATCGCGGGCATCGCCGTCATCAGCGTCATCTACGGCGCGATGCTGGCGCTCGCCCAACAGGACCTCAAGCGCATCGTCGCGTACTCCTCCGTGTCCTCTATGGGCTACGTCATCCTCGGACTCGTCGCGTACACGACGTACGGAGTCGGCGGTGCGACGTTCCAGATGATCGCTCACGGCCTCATCTCGGGGCTGATGTTCATGGCGGTCGGCGTCATCTACAACACGACGCACACCCGGATGGTCGGCGATATGTCCGGGATCGCAGACCGGATGCCGCTCACTGCGGGCATCTTCGTCGCCGGCGCGTTCGGCTACATGGGCCTGCCGCTGATGGCCGGCTTCGCGGGCGAGTTCTTCATCTTCAAGGGCTCGTTCGAGTCGACCGTCCACGCCGGAATGCCCCTGTTCACGGCGGCGGCGATGTTCGGCATCGTCATCGTCGCGGGCTATCTGCTCTTCGCGATGCAGCGGACGCTGTTCGGGCCGTTCAGCTTCGACGGCGAGTACGAGATCACGAACGCGCCGACGCAGGACGTGGCACCGCTGGCGGTGCTCCTGCTGCTCACGATCGTGCTCGGCGTCGCGCCCGACCTCTTCTTCGGGATGATCCAGGACGCCGTTAACCCGATCCTCACGGGAGGTGGGCTGTGA
- the nuoL gene encoding NADH-quinone oxidoreductase subunit L: MAGILDFAPAIVLLPFVSFLVALAVGDRLPEGGAYAGIAATAGSLVLSIATVLTVAGGQTYQATVYTWAEGLEAVDLTFGVLIDPLSAMMLLIVTLIAFLVHVFSLGYMNDEGETGLPRYYAGLGLFTASMLGFVVADNLLMAFMFFELVGLCSYLLIGFHFREPGPPSAAKKAFLVTRFGDYFFLVGVVAVFATFGTAAFAGSESFPALAEAALNGEASVTTFGFAPQTWFTIVGLLVLGGVIGKSAQFPLHTWLPDAMEGPTPVSALIHAATMVAAGVYLVARMYGFYAISPTALAIIAFIGGFTALFAATMGVVKREIKQVLAYSTISQYGYMMLGLGGGGYVAATFHLMTHAFFKALLFLGAGSVIIAMHHNENMWDMGGLKDKMPVTYYTFLAGSLALAGIFPFAGFWSKDEVLYETLIHGLGGSPLLFGAYAMGLLAVFFTGFYTFRMVFLTFHGNPRTQTAEDPHGVRWNVKGPLVVLGVLATVAGAVNMVPIEKLLGIGGIDFLHQWLDGSFEGLTAHHYADLIPYSSSYIGSEATTVAVGAALSLGLALAGSGLAYLLYNVPEPVRHTDELGRIKTVLYNNYYQDEYQVWLANGVTRPVASAANKFDGGIVDGVVNGVSSVSLFTGGRVRRIQTGVVSNYAALLTLGLTALLLAFGVLGGWFV; encoded by the coding sequence ATGGCAGGGATACTCGACTTCGCACCCGCGATCGTACTGTTGCCGTTCGTCTCGTTTCTCGTCGCGCTCGCGGTCGGCGACCGCCTCCCGGAGGGCGGCGCGTACGCCGGCATCGCCGCGACGGCGGGCTCACTCGTCCTCTCGATCGCGACGGTCCTGACCGTCGCCGGGGGACAGACGTACCAAGCGACCGTCTACACGTGGGCGGAGGGACTCGAGGCGGTCGATCTGACGTTCGGCGTCCTGATCGACCCGCTCTCGGCGATGATGCTGCTCATCGTCACGCTGATCGCCTTCCTCGTCCACGTCTTCAGTCTCGGCTATATGAACGACGAGGGCGAGACCGGCCTGCCGCGCTACTACGCCGGTCTCGGGCTGTTCACGGCGTCGATGCTCGGTTTCGTCGTCGCCGACAACCTCCTGATGGCGTTCATGTTCTTCGAGTTGGTCGGGCTCTGCTCGTACCTACTCATCGGCTTCCACTTCCGGGAGCCGGGGCCGCCGAGCGCCGCGAAGAAGGCGTTCCTCGTCACCCGCTTCGGGGACTACTTCTTCCTCGTCGGCGTCGTCGCCGTCTTCGCGACGTTCGGGACGGCGGCGTTCGCCGGCTCGGAGTCCTTCCCCGCGCTCGCGGAGGCCGCGCTCAACGGTGAGGCCTCGGTGACCACGTTCGGCTTCGCGCCGCAGACGTGGTTCACGATCGTCGGCCTCCTCGTGCTGGGCGGCGTGATCGGCAAGTCCGCGCAGTTCCCGCTGCACACGTGGCTGCCGGACGCGATGGAGGGCCCGACGCCGGTCTCGGCGCTCATCCACGCCGCGACGATGGTCGCCGCAGGGGTCTACCTCGTCGCGCGGATGTACGGCTTCTACGCGATTTCGCCGACCGCGCTCGCGATCATCGCGTTCATCGGCGGCTTCACGGCGCTGTTCGCGGCGACGATGGGCGTCGTCAAGCGCGAGATCAAGCAGGTGCTCGCGTACTCGACGATCTCCCAGTACGGCTATATGATGCTCGGCCTCGGCGGCGGCGGCTACGTCGCCGCGACCTTCCACCTGATGACGCACGCCTTCTTCAAGGCGCTCTTGTTCCTGGGGGCGGGGTCAGTCATCATCGCGATGCACCACAACGAGAATATGTGGGATATGGGCGGGCTGAAAGACAAGATGCCCGTCACTTACTACACGTTCCTCGCGGGGTCGCTCGCGCTGGCGGGCATCTTCCCGTTCGCCGGCTTCTGGTCGAAAGACGAGGTGCTCTACGAGACGCTCATCCACGGACTCGGCGGAAGCCCGCTCCTGTTCGGCGCGTACGCGATGGGGCTGCTCGCCGTCTTCTTCACCGGGTTCTACACCTTCCGGATGGTCTTCCTGACGTTCCACGGGAACCCCCGAACGCAGACGGCCGAAGATCCCCACGGCGTGCGCTGGAACGTCAAGGGACCGCTCGTGGTCCTCGGGGTCCTCGCCACCGTGGCCGGCGCCGTCAATATGGTTCCGATTGAGAAGCTCCTCGGGATCGGAGGAATCGACTTCCTCCACCAGTGGCTCGACGGCAGCTTCGAGGGACTGACCGCACACCACTACGCCGACCTCATCCCGTACAGCTCGTCGTACATCGGCTCTGAGGCGACGACGGTGGCGGTCGGAGCCGCGCTCTCGCTGGGGCTCGCGCTCGCCGGATCGGGACTGGCGTATCTGCTGTACAACGTCCCGGAGCCGGTCCGGCACACCGACGAGCTCGGTCGCATCAAGACGGTGCTGTACAACAACTACTACCAGGACGAGTACCAGGTCTGGCTGGCCAACGGCGTCACACGACCGGTCGCCAGCGCGGCCAACAAGTTCGACGGCGGTATCGTCGACGGGGTCGTCAACGGCGTCTCGAGTGTCAGCCTCTTCACCGGCGGGCGCGTCCGTCGGATCCAGACCGGCGTCGTGAGTAACTACGCGGCGCTCCTGACGCTCGGCCTGACCGCGTTACTTCTCGCCTTCGGAGTTCTCGGAGGGTGGTTCGTATGA
- the nuoK gene encoding NADH-quinone oxidoreductase subunit NuoK produces the protein MVPPEYYLLLSAAVFCIGLFGILTRRNALLFLMSVELLLNAANINLVAFSFVWGNVTGQTFGLFVMALAAAEVAIGIGIILVLYRNFDGVDVTEATTMRW, from the coding sequence ATGGTCCCGCCGGAGTACTACCTGCTCCTCTCCGCGGCCGTCTTCTGTATCGGACTGTTCGGCATCCTGACGCGGCGCAACGCGCTGCTGTTCCTGATGTCGGTCGAACTGTTGCTGAACGCCGCGAACATCAACCTCGTCGCGTTCTCCTTCGTCTGGGGGAACGTCACGGGGCAGACGTTCGGGCTGTTCGTGATGGCGCTCGCCGCCGCCGAAGTCGCGATCGGTATCGGGATCATCCTGGTGCTGTACCGCAACTTCGACGGCGTCGACGTCACCGAGGCGACGACGATGAGGTGGTAA
- a CDS encoding proton-conducting membrane transporter — translation MTTKPELNLGSHLVPGLAAAALFVVMAATILSASYPEPQGFAEGANITASIGYAMFNLDLGDVAGESFLVAFLLIAVTLDVALDGAVHLATREADADGRTLLADGGRELKRTLFGGGEE, via the coding sequence ATGACCACGAAACCGGAACTGAACCTGGGTTCGCACCTGGTTCCCGGTCTGGCCGCCGCGGCGCTGTTCGTCGTGATGGCCGCGACCATCCTCTCGGCGTCGTACCCCGAACCGCAGGGATTCGCCGAGGGCGCGAACATCACGGCCAGTATCGGCTACGCGATGTTCAACCTCGATCTGGGCGACGTCGCCGGGGAGAGCTTCCTCGTCGCCTTCCTCCTGATCGCGGTGACGCTGGACGTCGCGCTCGACGGCGCCGTGCACCTCGCGACGCGCGAGGCGGACGCCGACGGACGCACGCTCCTCGCCGATGGCGGTCGTGAACTCAAACGCACGCTGTTCGGCGGAGGTGAGGAGTGA
- a CDS encoding NADH-quinone oxidoreductase subunit J has product MVYETIAFALFALVTVGCSLGVVLVRDIWHSALLLGGALLSVAVHYVMLQAEFLAAMQILVYVGGVLILITFAVMLTRTQPEVSST; this is encoded by the coding sequence ATGGTTTATGAGACCATCGCGTTCGCGCTGTTCGCCCTCGTGACCGTGGGCTGCAGCCTGGGCGTCGTCCTCGTGCGGGACATCTGGCACTCCGCACTCCTGCTCGGGGGCGCGCTCTTGAGCGTCGCGGTGCACTACGTGATGTTGCAGGCGGAGTTTCTCGCCGCCATGCAGATCCTCGTCTACGTCGGCGGGGTTCTCATCCTCATCACGTTCGCCGTGATGCTGACGCGCACACAACCGGAGGTGAGTAGCACATGA
- a CDS encoding NuoI/complex I 23 kDa subunit family protein, giving the protein MIGVLKSMATTMKHALDGETFTVEYPDVAPEVSPRFRGVHKFSQERCIWCRQCENVCPNDTIQIVQDDQRNGEQYNLHIGQCIYCRLCEEVCPVDAILLTQNFEFTADTKDDFVYNKEQLKNVPWYKDIDPLNSREPDRDAWIGEGEGEVDYQ; this is encoded by the coding sequence ATGATCGGCGTACTCAAATCGATGGCGACGACGATGAAACACGCACTGGACGGGGAGACGTTCACGGTCGAGTACCCGGACGTCGCGCCCGAAGTGAGCCCGCGATTCCGCGGGGTTCACAAGTTCAGCCAGGAGCGCTGTATCTGGTGTCGACAGTGCGAGAACGTCTGTCCGAACGATACGATCCAGATCGTCCAGGACGACCAGCGCAACGGCGAGCAGTACAACCTCCACATCGGGCAGTGCATCTACTGCCGGCTCTGCGAGGAGGTCTGTCCCGTCGACGCCATCCTGCTCACGCAGAACTTCGAGTTCACCGCCGACACGAAGGACGACTTCGTGTACAACAAAGAGCAGCTGAAGAACGTCCCGTGGTACAAGGACATCGACCCGCTCAACTCCAGAGAGCCCGATCGCGACGCGTGGATCGGCGAGGGAGAGGGCGAGGTGGACTACCAGTGA
- a CDS encoding complex I subunit 1/NuoH family protein, with translation MVPLQSQVLLPERIAGLLGLSGTVGQIVGGLLGAFLIANLLLVQTAVAGPWAKRKITAAFTDRIAVNRIGPFGLLTIVTDAVRLLSKELVIPEGVDRPAYDLGPLLVPFSALLGFAVIPMGNGIHLADPETGAVFAFAASSIASLGLVMMGYASNNKYSLLGGLRAIASNIAYEIPLIVTAASVIIFTGTLQMSEIVAQQTEPLLSIAGVTIPQWFAFVNPFAFVLFVIANLAEVGRNPFDVPEAPTEIVAGYQTEYSSVYFVLIYLGEFIHIFLGGALAATLFLGGPAGPFLPGFVWFLIKIWGFYLFTQWARSAIPRLRVDQFLDVGWKGMLVLSFANLVLTAVIVGVIA, from the coding sequence ATGGTACCGCTGCAGTCGCAGGTCCTCCTGCCCGAGCGGATCGCCGGCCTCCTGGGTCTCTCGGGAACGGTCGGCCAGATCGTCGGCGGCCTGCTCGGCGCGTTCCTGATCGCCAATCTGCTGCTCGTCCAGACGGCCGTCGCCGGCCCGTGGGCCAAGCGGAAGATCACCGCGGCGTTCACTGACCGCATCGCGGTCAACCGGATCGGCCCGTTCGGACTGCTCACCATCGTCACCGACGCCGTCCGACTGCTCTCGAAGGAACTCGTGATTCCCGAGGGCGTCGACCGACCGGCGTACGACCTCGGCCCGCTTCTGGTGCCGTTCTCGGCGCTGCTCGGGTTCGCGGTGATCCCGATGGGTAACGGCATCCACCTCGCCGACCCCGAGACGGGTGCCGTCTTCGCCTTCGCGGCCTCGTCGATCGCCTCGCTCGGCCTCGTGATGATGGGCTACGCGTCGAACAACAAGTACTCGCTGCTCGGCGGCCTCCGGGCGATCGCCTCCAACATCGCCTACGAGATCCCGCTCATCGTCACCGCGGCGTCGGTGATCATCTTCACCGGCACGCTGCAGATGAGCGAGATCGTCGCCCAGCAGACCGAGCCGCTGCTGTCGATCGCGGGCGTCACGATCCCGCAGTGGTTCGCGTTCGTCAACCCCTTCGCGTTCGTGCTGTTCGTGATCGCGAACCTCGCCGAAGTCGGACGGAACCCATTCGACGTGCCCGAGGCGCCGACCGAGATCGTCGCCGGGTACCAGACCGAGTACTCCTCGGTGTACTTCGTGCTCATCTACCTCGGCGAGTTCATCCACATCTTCCTCGGCGGCGCGCTGGCGGCGACGCTGTTCCTCGGCGGCCCGGCCGGCCCGTTCCTGCCGGGCTTCGTGTGGTTCCTGATCAAGATCTGGGGCTTCTACCTGTTCACCCAGTGGGCGCGTTCCGCGATCCCTCGCCTCCGCGTCGACCAGTTCCTCGACGTCGGCTGGAAGGGGATGCTCGTGCTCTCCTTCGCGAACCTGGTGCTCACGGCCGTAATCGTGGGAGTGATAGCATGA
- a CDS encoding NADH-quinone oxidoreductase subunit D: MSLEEPTPDEGAVEVLPTTDDEIAELLGDLVVDREEHVNAPGFVIRPDTVQETLRRLRDEAGFDHLSCVTAEEREDRYESIYHLTSFDDRQREVSVIVPTTKDDPVSESAEPVFRTADWHEREAYDLIGIDYEDHPDLRRILLPDTWQGHPLSQNYDQDRPQIVTLKEWENPLADDHREEEGDTMYVNIGPHHPATHGVLHVKTVLDGEQVADVDPDIGYLHRCEEQMCQTKTYRHQIMPYPDRWDYASSGLLNEWAYARAAEDLNDIEVPEYAQIIRTMGAEFCRIASHMLAVGTFALDVYGDFTAIFMYAMRDREKVQSVLEELTGQRMMFNYFRLGGVVWDLPEPREDFFEMIRDYLDELPQAVEEYHDLITGNEILQSRTIDTGVLPPEVAKSYGATGPVARGSGIDYDLRRDDPYGYYEELEWDVITEDGCDNFSRLLVRLREVEESAKIIEQCVDLLEDWPEDERNIQANVPRTLRPDDDTEIYRAVEAAKGELGIYIRADGTEKPGRFKIRSPCFSNLQTLPEMSTGEYIPDMVASLGSLDIVLGEVDR; encoded by the coding sequence ATGAGCCTCGAAGAACCGACTCCGGACGAGGGCGCCGTCGAAGTGCTGCCGACGACGGACGACGAGATCGCCGAACTGCTCGGCGACCTGGTCGTCGACCGCGAGGAACACGTCAACGCGCCCGGGTTCGTCATCCGACCGGACACGGTCCAGGAGACCCTGCGTCGACTCCGCGACGAGGCCGGCTTCGACCACCTCTCCTGCGTCACCGCCGAGGAGCGCGAGGACCGCTACGAGTCGATCTACCACCTCACGAGCTTCGACGACCGACAGCGCGAAGTGAGCGTCATCGTGCCGACGACGAAGGACGACCCCGTCAGCGAGTCGGCCGAACCGGTCTTTCGGACGGCCGACTGGCACGAGCGAGAGGCGTACGACCTGATCGGCATCGACTACGAGGACCATCCCGATCTGCGTCGGATCCTCCTGCCGGACACGTGGCAGGGACACCCGCTCTCGCAGAACTACGACCAGGACCGGCCGCAGATCGTCACGCTCAAAGAGTGGGAGAACCCCCTCGCCGACGACCACCGCGAGGAGGAGGGCGACACGATGTACGTCAACATCGGGCCGCACCACCCCGCCACGCACGGCGTCCTCCACGTCAAGACGGTGCTCGACGGCGAGCAGGTCGCGGACGTCGACCCCGACATCGGCTACCTCCACCGCTGCGAGGAGCAGATGTGTCAGACGAAGACGTACCGCCACCAGATCATGCCGTACCCCGACCGCTGGGACTACGCCTCTTCGGGCCTCCTCAACGAGTGGGCGTACGCCCGCGCGGCGGAGGACCTGAACGACATCGAGGTCCCGGAGTATGCCCAAATCATCCGGACGATGGGCGCGGAGTTCTGTCGCATCGCCTCGCATATGCTCGCCGTCGGGACGTTCGCGTTGGACGTCTACGGCGACTTCACCGCGATCTTCATGTACGCGATGCGGGACCGCGAGAAGGTCCAGAGCGTCCTCGAAGAACTCACCGGCCAGCGGATGATGTTCAACTACTTCCGCCTCGGCGGCGTGGTCTGGGACCTCCCCGAACCGCGCGAGGACTTCTTCGAGATGATCCGGGACTACCTCGACGAGCTGCCGCAGGCCGTCGAGGAGTACCACGACCTCATCACCGGAAACGAGATCCTGCAGTCGCGGACGATCGACACGGGCGTGCTCCCGCCGGAGGTCGCGAAGTCCTACGGCGCGACGGGCCCCGTCGCCCGCGGGTCCGGCATCGACTACGACCTGCGCCGCGACGACCCCTACGGCTACTACGAGGAACTCGAGTGGGACGTCATCACTGAGGACGGCTGCGACAACTTCAGCCGCCTGCTCGTTCGGCTTCGCGAGGTCGAGGAGTCCGCGAAGATCATCGAGCAGTGCGTCGACCTGCTCGAAGACTGGCCCGAGGACGAGCGCAACATCCAGGCGAACGTGCCGCGGACGCTGCGCCCCGACGACGACACGGAAATCTACCGCGCGGTCGAGGCCGCCAAGGGCGAGCTCGGTATCTACATCCGCGCCGACGGCACCGAGAAGCCCGGTCGGTTCAAGATCCGCAGTCCGTGCTTCTCGAACCTCCAGACGCTGCCGGAGATGTCCACCGGCGAGTACATCCCGGACATGGTCGCGTCGCTCGGTAGCCTCGACATCGTGCTCGGCGAGGTGGATCGCTGA
- a CDS encoding NADH-quinone oxidoreductase subunit B yields the protein MSSERDTPFVTDDTQVQTETRDARMTGGGADNRFNSKLREAFGSSPFILTKFDQFMNWVRGSSMFMLQFGIACCSIEMMHTYSVKHDLDRFAAGVPRASPRQADVIIVPGTIVSKFAPRMKRVYDQMPEPKFVVGMGSCTISGGPFQEGYNVIKGAEEVIPVDIHVPGCPPRPEALIYGVAKLQQRIAEGESSPVTVKPYELEQFDDLERDEIVEKLAEEIDEDDLVMRYNWADSP from the coding sequence ATGAGCAGCGAACGAGACACACCATTTGTCACGGACGACACGCAGGTACAGACCGAGACGCGAGACGCCCGGATGACGGGCGGCGGCGCGGACAACCGGTTCAACTCGAAACTCCGGGAGGCGTTCGGCTCCTCGCCGTTCATCCTCACCAAGTTCGACCAGTTTATGAACTGGGTCCGCGGCTCCTCGATGTTTATGCTGCAGTTCGGAATCGCCTGCTGCAGCATCGAGATGATGCACACCTACTCGGTGAAACACGACCTCGACCGCTTCGCGGCCGGGGTCCCGCGCGCCTCGCCGCGGCAGGCGGACGTCATCATCGTCCCGGGGACGATCGTCTCGAAGTTCGCCCCGCGGATGAAGCGCGTCTACGACCAGATGCCCGAGCCGAAGTTCGTCGTCGGGATGGGCTCCTGTACGATTTCCGGAGGCCCGTTCCAAGAGGGCTACAACGTCATCAAGGGCGCAGAGGAGGTCATTCCCGTGGACATCCACGTCCCCGGCTGTCCCCCGCGTCCGGAAGCCCTCATCTACGGCGTCGCGAAGCTGCAGCAGCGCATCGCCGAGGGCGAGTCGAGTCCGGTGACGGTCAAGCCGTACGAACTCGAACAGTTCGACGACCTCGAACGCGACGAGATCGTCGAGAAACTCGCCGAGGAGATCGACGAGGACGATCTGGTGATGCGCTACAACTGGGCTGATTCGCCATGA